The Mycolicibacterium neoaurum DNA segment TATCGAGTGCGGCATCGTCACTCGACCCGGAAACCACGACTGGGCCTATGCCGGCTCGGCGCTGGCCGAGGCGATGCCATGGCTGGCGGCCAAGCTGCACACTCCCGAGGTGGCTCCGACCGCGATACCGACCGGTTCTCCGGCCCCTGCCGCGGCTCCCGGCGGGCCCGCCCCAGCGGCACCGGCCGCACCCGCGGCACCGGTCCCACCGCCACCACCCGGTCCGCCCGCACCGCTACCTGCGGTGCCGATGCACACCGCACCGGCGGTTCCGGTGGTGCAGCCGGTGGCCAACCATCGAGCCACTCAGTAGTCGCTCTCGGCGGCCAGCACCTCGGCGAGAAAGGCATCATCCGCACCACCCCGTGACCGGTTGCGCACGAACGCGCGAATCCGTTCTCTCGCGTCGCGACCTTCGGTGGCCGGCCCACCCACGGTGAGCGACACGGCACTCCAATCATGGTTCCACGCAGCAGATTCGGTGATCGGCAGCTCGGCGGTGGTAGTGCCGTCGGCGGCCAGCACCGCATCGGCGGCGATCCCGCCACCGCGGAACCACACGGGGATACCCTCGGCAGGAGCCCGCACCGCAGTCCGCACGGTCAAGAGGACCCGACCCGCGGCGTCGACGCGCACCGTCCAGTCGACGGTGTCCTCTGCCGCATCGAACACCGCGGGCCGCACCGCACCCCAGCTGATCGATGCGGTCCCCCGCGCGATCGACGGCTGCGTCGCCGAGTCTGCTCCGCCTGCCGCCAGCGCATAATCGTCGCGACGCCGCGATGCAGATACATCCACCGGGTCCGGCAGATCCACCAGATCGGCGCAGGCTTCCAGCAGTTCGGCGATGCGTGGGTCGGCCGAACTGCCGAGGCCGGCCAGTATGTCCCTATGCGGACGCAATAGCTCCTCGACATCGCTGTCGAACGTGTCGTCGACAAAGTAATCCTGGGCGGCCGCCGTCAGGACCGCGATCTCCGCATCCAGCACCGCAACATCGAGTTCGGCGATCGCATCGCGCATGCTCGCCGGCCACCATCGACGCAGCCAATGCCCCATTGCCAGCCGCCGCAGCGGGGCCAATGGCCCGGCAGCCAGCTCCACCCCAGGAACGTCGATGACCGCGGACGGCTCGGGCATCGCGTCGCCGATCGCGGCGACCAGTGCGACGTGCCCGGGCTCACCGACCACCCGCCACAGCCAATCGGCCGCAGCGATATCGGTGAAGGTGAGGTGTACGGGTGCGGCGGGATCATCGACCGTCCACGCCAGCACGGCGCCGGCGACCTCGAGCACCGCCACCACGGGCGGCTCGGCAAGCGCACCGCCGGTGGTCCACAGACCATCCTGAGCCGTCAGCTTCACCGCATGGCCTCCAGTTCCAGCATCGACTTGATGCGCTGGCGATGATCAAGACTGACCGACCGGGCCACCCCCTGCAGGAGCGCACACATCTCTTCGACATCCCGGCAGCTCTCCTGCCACACATCTCGGCCGTGCAACCGGGCCCACAACCTGCTCAGGTAGGGCCGGGCGAAGGTGGCAAGGTCCTCGGTGACCTGTTGCTGGCGCGGGTGTAACACCTCGCCGGCGGCCAGGTAGCGACGTGCGTGCAACACGTAGGCCTCCTTGCGCAGCCGCGCCTGGATCCGGGCCGCCAACGGGTAGCGCGGCATCGCCGTCTCCCGCAGCGGGGCCAGCTCCACGGCCACCTCGATGCCGGCGACCAACGCGGCTTGGATGTCCTCGGCGAGCAGACCCCATGGGGCACACGCCCGATCGACCTCTTCGGCGAGCAGCAGCGGCACATCCGGAAGCTCGTCGCGATCCATCGCCCGCCGCAGCGTGGCCCGCACCCGATCCAGCACACTGCGGTTCAGCGGTCGGTCCGTTTCGCTTCCGCCGGTGATCGGCGGGGGCGGCTGCGGCACCGCCGAACTCAGGCCGATCGTGATGAGCGACCACGGCAGGTCCGGCTCGGCGTAGTGCGCCCGCGCCCCCAGATTGTAGGGGGTCGCGTCGGCCACCAAGGCCGTCCAGACACGTTGCCTGGCAGCACATTCGCCATGCGTCACGGCATCGCCGAGCACCGTGACCAACCCGGCCAGGAACGGGTCGGTGATGGCCGGCGTCGGCGCGACATCGGCCCAACTGCGCTCAGCCTGGGCCGCCAGCGCCCGGACGGTCGACTCGTCGGCGATGTGGCGATTGAGCACCTCGATCGCATTGCGGTCGCGATCATCGTGTACGTCGCGCAACACACGCACCGGGGTGTCTGAATCACCTTGAACCGGAGCCCCTTTGGTCACGGCAAGCTCGAAACACACCGGGAAGTACAACTCCTGGGCGTTACCGGTGGTCAGTTTCAGCTTCCGCCGGTGCGTCTTGAGCACGGTGAACCACTGCGCGGCGGCGCACAGCGCAGCCGAATGGTCCAGTATCGCCCGGTGCATCTGTTCGGCCACTTCGCCGGAGACCACCGGCGCGGAGAACTGCGGATTGGCCCGCAAGCGCAACACCAGCGGATCGAGAACGCGTTTGACGGTGCGACTCAGCGGTCCGCCATCTGCGGTACTGAGCACCTCGACACCGGGTCCGATCGCCCGCCAGGCGCGATCGATGACGGCCCGCCGCGGATGCGCGGGCACGGCATCGGCGACCCGCAAGGTCGTCTCGGGCACGGTGCTCACCCGATCAGGATAGGCACCGATGAAAAGTTGGGTTCGGTAGCCGCACCACAGGGTGAACCTGGACCCCATGTCCGCGCACCCGCTCCTCGCCCCGCTCGCCATCGTCGTGTCTGTCGGTCTGGCCCTGCTCGTCGCCACCGGCCGTCGACGCCCGCAGTGCCCTGCGGCGCAGTCGGAGACAGCGGTGGGTATCGGCACGGTGGCATCCGTGCCGCCGGGCAGCGACGCCATCACCGTGGAGGTACACAGCGTGTGCGCGGGCACATTCACGGGACGGCTGCTGGTACCGGATGACCCGATGGCAGCGGGCATCCGGCCCGGTGTGGTGTTGTTGGTGGCGTTCGATCCCGATGCACGCGAGGATCTTTCGCTGCCCGACGATATCGCGGCCATCCGGGCCGCGTTCGACCGGATGTTGATCGGCAAGGGCCTTGTCACCGAATCGCAGGTGGACCTGATCCGGCATGGGGTGCGCGGCACCGGCGTGGTGACGGCGGCCCGGCCGACCGGTACCGGGCGAGAGGATCATTGCGAGGTCGTGCTGGACCTGATGGTCCGCAGGCCCGAGGGCGGCCAGTTCCCCGCACACGAGACGGCCCTGATCCCCGCGAGCGCGTTGCGCCGGGTGTTCCCTGGCGCCGTGATCGATGCCTACTATCTGCGAGACGACGAATCCTCGGTGGCGGTGTGCATCCCGCCCGCCTGACCGACGGCAAAGGTGGCCAACGCCGCCCAGTACACCGGGGCGGCCAGTCGGTCGCCGGTCCGCCAGCGCTGCAATTGTGTGCGTTGCCAACGGTTCACCGCACATGCGGCATCGAAGTCGGCGATCTCCTGGTGGGCCGTGTCCACCGCGGCGATCACGGAACCCATCGGGTCTGAATGCGCGCCATCGGTGAAGCGACGGTATCCGGCGCTTGTCGGCAGCGACCACAGCGTCGCCGTCACCAGCTCCGCGCCGCCAAGGACCATGGCCGCCACCAGACCGGTCGCCTCGTCGAACCGGTAGTCACCTCCGGAGGCACACGCCAGCAGAGCGACCCGAGTCGGGAAGGTCAGATCAGCGACGAGCAGATCGGCAGCGGTCAGCGGGCGATGATCGCCGATCGGGTTCGCAAAGCCGGGCACCGATGACCGGCAGGCAAGATGCAGCGCCGCGCGTTCGGCATGCCCGACGCCGGCATCGGCGTGCTGCGCACTGTCGCCCACACTGGCATGTCCGACGAAGACGAGTCTGCCCGGCCGCTGCGCCAGCGTCACGGCCAGCCAGTCCCGGTCGGTATCGGTTCTGCGGAACAACTCGACGGCGGAGTCGACCCGCGGCAGAACCGTCCGACTCTTCATCAGTTCGGCATAGTGCCGCGATAACACGGTGTCGGCCGAAGGTCGTCCAAGGACCGATCCGAGCGCGGAGTCGGGGCGCTGACCTGGCACCCGGGGGTCGAGTATCAGCAGTGGAACCCCCTGCGGCCGAGGCTGATTGACCCGACGGATCCGGGCGATGTTGGCCGGAACCGCCATCAGTACGTCGGCGAGCTCCATCAGCCGTATGCCGGAGCTGAGTGCGCTGAGCGCGCCGCCCGGCCAGGGAATGACCGCGGGTTGTGGGCCGTCCGGGGTGATGGCG contains these protein-coding regions:
- a CDS encoding CHAT domain-containing protein, with the translated sequence MDVSHRPTLILRYADVGIATYASLRVVGHPERTATWVVEETILLAALEEIAGALPDPRGSESPVDALERALTRGAFTDPESELMLAYRLGVLLIGPEAWQLLDAYADQAPVLHIAPSARLGRIPWGLLARPSLRPDVTAMLQARQDAITPDGPQPAVIPWPGGALSALSSGIRLMELADVLMAVPANIARIRRVNQPRPQGVPLLILDPRVPGQRPDSALGSVLGRPSADTVLSRHYAELMKSRTVLPRVDSAVELFRRTDTDRDWLAVTLAQRPGRLVFVGHASVGDSAQHADAGVGHAERAALHLACRSSVPGFANPIGDHRPLTAADLLVADLTFPTRVALLACASGGDYRFDEATGLVAAMVLGGAELVTATLWSLPTSAGYRRFTDGAHSDPMGSVIAAVDTAHQEIADFDAACAVNRWQRTQLQRWRTGDRLAAPVYWAALATFAVGQAGGMHTATEDSSSRR